A single window of Agromyces aureus DNA harbors:
- a CDS encoding DUF5719 family protein: MPVDRSRILRTGTRTLAALAAAAVAVGVVGAAALGSWPSSRTEAPSVVVEPAAVSQQRVCPGPILAIGADAAEATGIESVGTASVVTATDPEDVDLDLSWLAQSENPDAAEDAGPLVIDAAAGAVEAGMLAGAQSQTVATDVLGGFAAASCTEAVEESWLVAGATTVGRSSLVLLSNPTAVAATVDVRVIGETGPVEARSAIGITVPSGTQRVLSLAGLAPNLASPVVHVTSTGGAIAASLEQSVVEGLAPAGVELTGPTAPPAESQIIPGLVVDGAQGVHADEDHADGDAFTALRLYSPGDESVEVAIGIVPVDGGTGDAIDVDLQPGKVSDIPLGDLPAGTYTVRIDADGPVVAAARSTVTAPADDAEGEVTDAAAPADLAWFPAALPLLDSAVIAVASGPSPTLHLAAGAEGADEASVTIGGSIREIEVPPLGTVSVPLERGTVLLQGVEGLTASVTYRGDDALAAFVVAPPGPLDSPIRVYPR; this comes from the coding sequence ATGCCCGTTGACCGCAGCAGGATCCTCCGCACCGGCACGCGGACGCTCGCCGCACTCGCCGCCGCCGCGGTCGCAGTCGGCGTGGTGGGTGCCGCAGCGCTCGGCTCGTGGCCGTCGTCGCGCACCGAGGCGCCGTCGGTCGTCGTCGAGCCCGCGGCGGTCAGCCAGCAGCGAGTCTGCCCGGGGCCGATCCTCGCGATCGGCGCCGACGCGGCCGAGGCGACCGGCATCGAGTCGGTCGGCACGGCGTCCGTCGTGACGGCGACCGATCCCGAGGACGTCGATCTCGACCTGTCCTGGCTCGCGCAGTCCGAGAACCCCGACGCCGCCGAGGACGCCGGCCCGCTCGTGATCGACGCGGCCGCCGGCGCGGTCGAGGCCGGCATGCTCGCGGGCGCCCAGTCCCAGACGGTCGCCACGGACGTGCTGGGCGGGTTCGCCGCGGCATCCTGCACCGAGGCCGTCGAGGAGTCGTGGCTCGTGGCCGGCGCGACCACCGTCGGCCGCAGCAGCCTCGTGCTGCTGTCGAACCCGACCGCCGTCGCGGCGACCGTCGACGTCCGCGTCATCGGAGAGACCGGCCCGGTCGAGGCGCGCTCGGCCATCGGCATCACCGTGCCGTCCGGCACGCAGCGTGTGCTCTCCCTGGCCGGGCTCGCGCCGAACCTGGCCTCGCCCGTCGTGCACGTCACGAGCACGGGCGGAGCGATCGCCGCCTCGCTCGAGCAGAGCGTGGTCGAGGGGTTGGCGCCCGCGGGCGTCGAACTCACGGGGCCGACCGCACCGCCGGCCGAGTCGCAGATCATCCCCGGCCTCGTCGTCGACGGCGCGCAGGGCGTGCACGCCGACGAGGACCACGCCGACGGCGACGCCTTCACCGCACTTCGCCTCTACAGCCCCGGCGACGAGTCGGTCGAGGTCGCGATCGGCATCGTGCCGGTCGACGGCGGCACGGGAGACGCCATCGACGTCGACCTGCAGCCCGGCAAGGTCAGCGACATCCCCCTCGGCGACCTCCCGGCCGGAACCTACACGGTGCGCATCGACGCCGACGGCCCAGTCGTGGCCGCGGCCCGATCGACGGTCACCGCACCGGCCGACGACGCCGAGGGCGAGGTGACGGATGCTGCGGCTCCGGCCGACCTGGCCTGGTTCCCGGCAGCCCTGCCGCTGCTCGATTCCGCCGTGATCGCCGTCGCATCCGGGCCGTCGCCGACGCTGCACCTCGCAGCGGGAGCCGAGGGCGCCGACGAGGCATCCGTCACGATCGGGGGATCGATCCGGGAGATCGAGGTGCCGCCGCTCGGCACGGTGTCGGTGCCGCTCGAGCGCGGGACGGTGCTGCTGCAGGGCGTCGAGGGCCTGACGGCGTCGGTGACGTATCGCGGCGATGACGCGCTCGCGGCCTTCGTCGTCGCCCCGCCGGGGCCACTGGACTCGCCGATCCGCGTGTACCCGCGCTGA
- a CDS encoding glycosyltransferase, which produces MFPRVTAVLVARHGGDRLRHTLDAVRAQSREPDALVIVLARPEGDAREIAVSAGATHLVESNEPLSFGEAVRIGERVLEVPTSDAEALWLLTEDSSPEPDALEALLATLVNGRTVAVAAPKLVQWDEPDQLVSLGRTMTRFGRSVPVVPEELDQGQHDDRSDVLGAEPAGILVRHHVWQSLDGFDPALPVVDDGLDLGVRARLAGHRVVVVPAARLRFGRDGIAGPRAGDRGSARRRTDRLARTAALHRRLAYAPAVAVPLHWLSLLPLALLRSIVDLLGKRPGAILGEFAAALAAMFGGVKVARSRRVLAAARTTKWSAVAPLRLQPDEVRRRREAASEARRIRARGRTDDVQFIGTGGGWVLLVSAVASVVLFSWLLGARGIAGGGLLPLSNGLAELWRNAAYGWRDVGAGFVGAADPFAGLLAVLGSIPFWAPSLAIVGVWLLALPAAALGAWFAASRLTERGSIRALAALLWALAPMFLIALADGRPGAVIAHVLLGWLAYAMLGAARSWSSAATASLLFAAVIAAAPSLAPALLLGWIVALATSGRAAVRFAWLPVPALALALPLVIEQVVGGNALGLLADPGLPFGSAAPSAWELALGLPEAGWGGWPEAVASIPALSGLDAFTTMLVLSGLLVPMALLALGAFFARGIRIVLLAVLTVLVGFATAFAATLVSVAVAGDEAIAVWSGAGLSLAWLGAIVAVVVSGDALRRLRGVIVAVLTVCAVLAVMPTLGALATGSATVGPAAARTVPAYVVAEADADPRVATLRMQPLEDGGMRATLVHGLGETLDDQSTLAQTRVEPTEDEIRIADIAGNLASRSGFDADAAVREFGLSFVLLEPAPTADAPEGAATAERARTALDGNAALTPVGETDFGTLWRFVDAEPDAAATRIPPDTGWVGGVVTGVQVLVLLLTLLLSIPTGAGREVDRRTTREPRGRASRRAAAAAGQTDPDSSGVEVEPTRADESESESESESTPEAESATVPESGPEPDAASESASASEPATQPEPEPAQAEPRGPESPSAHEPAAGAPVPAPEPEPEPVPDVEPARQTEPASNPEPKPKRAPRARKTSAPATEPESAPEPTTDRPDAGETPDAR; this is translated from the coding sequence ATGTTCCCCAGAGTCACCGCCGTCCTCGTCGCTCGCCACGGCGGCGACCGTCTTCGGCACACGTTGGACGCCGTCCGTGCGCAGAGCCGCGAGCCTGACGCGCTCGTCATCGTGCTCGCCCGACCAGAGGGGGACGCCCGCGAGATCGCCGTGTCGGCGGGTGCGACGCACCTCGTCGAATCCAACGAGCCGCTCTCGTTCGGCGAGGCCGTGCGCATCGGCGAACGGGTGCTCGAGGTGCCGACCTCCGACGCCGAGGCGCTCTGGCTGCTGACCGAGGACTCGTCGCCGGAACCCGACGCGCTCGAAGCGCTGCTCGCGACGCTCGTCAACGGCCGAACGGTCGCCGTCGCGGCACCCAAGCTCGTGCAGTGGGACGAGCCCGACCAGCTCGTGAGCCTCGGGCGCACCATGACGCGCTTCGGTCGCTCGGTTCCCGTCGTGCCGGAAGAGCTCGACCAGGGGCAGCACGACGACCGCAGCGACGTGCTCGGCGCCGAGCCCGCCGGCATCCTGGTGCGGCACCACGTGTGGCAGTCGCTCGACGGCTTCGACCCGGCGCTGCCGGTCGTCGACGACGGCCTCGACCTCGGCGTCCGAGCGCGACTCGCCGGGCACCGCGTCGTCGTCGTGCCGGCCGCGCGACTGCGATTCGGGCGCGACGGCATCGCCGGCCCCCGCGCCGGCGACCGCGGATCCGCCCGACGCCGAACCGACCGCCTCGCGAGGACCGCGGCCCTGCACCGACGACTGGCGTACGCGCCGGCCGTGGCCGTGCCCCTGCACTGGCTGAGCCTGCTCCCGCTCGCACTCCTGCGGTCGATCGTCGACCTGCTCGGCAAGCGCCCCGGAGCGATCCTCGGCGAGTTCGCCGCCGCCCTCGCCGCGATGTTCGGAGGCGTGAAGGTCGCGCGGTCGCGCAGGGTGCTCGCGGCCGCCCGCACGACCAAGTGGTCGGCCGTCGCCCCGCTCCGACTCCAGCCCGACGAAGTGCGCCGACGACGCGAAGCGGCGTCCGAGGCCCGGCGCATCCGCGCCAGGGGCCGCACCGACGACGTGCAGTTCATCGGCACGGGCGGCGGCTGGGTGCTGCTCGTCTCCGCCGTGGCATCCGTCGTCCTCTTCTCATGGTTGCTCGGGGCGAGGGGCATCGCCGGCGGGGGACTGCTGCCGCTCTCGAACGGGCTCGCTGAACTCTGGCGCAATGCGGCTTACGGCTGGCGCGACGTCGGCGCCGGGTTCGTCGGCGCGGCCGACCCGTTCGCGGGCCTGCTCGCCGTGCTCGGCTCGATCCCGTTCTGGGCGCCGTCGCTCGCGATCGTCGGGGTCTGGCTGCTCGCGCTTCCCGCCGCAGCGCTCGGCGCCTGGTTCGCGGCCTCCCGCCTCACCGAGCGCGGCTCGATCCGTGCGCTCGCGGCGCTGCTCTGGGCGCTCGCACCCATGTTTCTGATCGCGCTGGCCGACGGGCGCCCCGGTGCGGTCATCGCGCACGTGCTGCTCGGCTGGCTCGCGTACGCGATGCTCGGCGCGGCCCGTTCGTGGTCGTCGGCCGCGACCGCGTCGCTCCTCTTCGCCGCCGTCATCGCCGCGGCGCCGAGCCTTGCGCCCGCACTCCTGCTCGGCTGGATCGTGGCGCTCGCAACGAGTGGACGCGCGGCCGTCAGGTTCGCCTGGTTGCCGGTACCGGCCCTCGCGCTCGCCCTGCCGCTCGTGATCGAGCAGGTCGTCGGCGGCAACGCGCTCGGACTGCTCGCCGATCCCGGCCTGCCCTTCGGCAGTGCGGCACCGTCCGCCTGGGAGCTCGCACTCGGCCTTCCCGAGGCCGGCTGGGGCGGTTGGCCGGAGGCCGTCGCATCCATACCCGCGTTGTCCGGCCTCGATGCGTTCACGACGATGCTCGTGCTCTCGGGGTTGCTCGTGCCGATGGCGCTGCTGGCGCTCGGCGCGTTCTTCGCCCGCGGCATCCGCATCGTGCTGCTCGCCGTGCTGACCGTGCTGGTCGGCTTCGCGACCGCGTTCGCCGCGACGCTCGTATCGGTGGCCGTCGCCGGCGACGAGGCGATCGCCGTCTGGTCGGGTGCCGGCCTCAGCCTGGCCTGGCTCGGCGCGATCGTGGCCGTCGTCGTGAGCGGCGACGCCCTGCGCCGCCTGCGCGGTGTCATCGTCGCGGTGCTCACCGTGTGCGCGGTCCTCGCCGTGATGCCCACGCTGGGTGCACTCGCGACCGGGAGCGCGACCGTCGGTCCCGCGGCCGCGCGCACGGTGCCGGCGTACGTCGTGGCCGAGGCCGACGCCGATCCGCGCGTCGCGACACTGCGCATGCAGCCGCTCGAGGACGGCGGCATGCGGGCGACCCTCGTGCACGGGCTCGGCGAGACGCTCGACGACCAGTCGACCCTCGCGCAGACCCGGGTCGAGCCGACCGAGGACGAGATCCGGATCGCCGACATCGCCGGCAACCTCGCGAGTCGCAGCGGCTTCGATGCGGATGCCGCGGTGCGCGAGTTCGGCCTCTCGTTCGTGCTCCTCGAGCCGGCGCCGACGGCGGATGCACCCGAAGGCGCCGCGACCGCCGAACGCGCTCGGACGGCGCTCGACGGCAACGCGGCGCTCACCCCGGTCGGCGAGACCGATTTCGGTACGCTGTGGCGGTTCGTCGATGCCGAGCCGGATGCCGCGGCCACCCGCATCCCCCCTGACACCGGCTGGGTCGGCGGTGTCGTCACCGGCGTGCAGGTGCTCGTGCTGCTGCTCACCCTGCTGCTGTCGATCCCGACCGGGGCCGGTCGCGAGGTCGATCGACGCACGACCCGCGAGCCGCGCGGGCGTGCGTCGAGGCGCGCCGCGGCCGCGGCCGGGCAGACGGATCCGGATTCGTCTGGCGTCGAGGTCGAACCGACGCGTGCTGATGAGTCCGAGTCCGAGTCCGAGTCCGAGTCGACGCCGGAGGCGGAGTCCGCCACGGTGCCGGAGTCCGGCCCGGAGCCCGACGCGGCGTCGGAATCCGCCTCAGCGTCGGAGCCGGCCACGCAGCCCGAACCTGAGCCCGCCCAGGCGGAGCCGCGGGGGCCCGAGTCGCCGTCTGCGCACGAACCCGCTGCCGGGGCGCCGGTCCCCGCACCCGAACCCGAGCCGGAGCCGGTCCCCGACGTCGAGCCGGCGAGGCAGACGGAGCCCGCATCGAACCCTGAGCCGAAACCCAAGCGCGCACCGAGAGCCAGGAAGACCTCGGCTCCGGCCACGGAGCCTGAGTCGGCGCCGGAGCCGACCACCGACCGACCCGACGCAGGGGAGACCCCCGATGCCCGTTGA
- a CDS encoding WhiB family transcriptional regulator produces MSNPEYRSGVPDDWFIDPVRLGVPGVRPGAGDENPLAWQSDALCAQTDPEAFFPEKGGSTRDAKKICTGCEVRAQCLEYALGNDERFGIWGGLSERERRKLRKRAV; encoded by the coding sequence ATGAGCAATCCTGAATATCGTTCTGGAGTACCTGACGATTGGTTCATCGATCCGGTTCGGCTCGGCGTTCCTGGGGTTCGTCCGGGAGCCGGCGACGAGAATCCGTTGGCATGGCAGAGCGACGCACTGTGCGCGCAGACCGATCCGGAGGCGTTCTTCCCTGAGAAGGGCGGCTCGACTCGAGACGCGAAGAAGATCTGCACGGGCTGCGAAGTCCGCGCGCAATGCCTCGAGTACGCACTGGGCAACGACGAGCGCTTCGGAATCTGGGGAGGACTTTCCGAACGCGAGCGTCGCAAGCTCCGCAAGCGCGCGGTCTGA
- the galE gene encoding UDP-glucose 4-epimerase GalE produces the protein MSWLVTGGAGYIGSHVVRAFQAQGIDAVVIDDLSSGKEVFVPAGVPFVRGSILDGELLEATMAKYAVQGVVHLAGFKYAGVSVTRPLHTYEQNVTATATLLGAMERAGVDRIVFSSSAAVYGTPDVDLVTESTPKRPESPYGESKLIGEWLIADQAKAAGLRNTSLRYFNVVGSGTPEVYDASPHNLFPLIFDALLDGRTPRINGTDYATPDGTCVRDYIHVADLAEAHVVAAKRLDAGEPVEPVYNLGSGDGVSVGEIMTAVAAATGIDFVPEIGPRRTGDPARIVASGELAARDLDWRMRHTLPEMVTSAWEARRTATVG, from the coding sequence ATGAGCTGGCTCGTCACCGGAGGCGCCGGATACATCGGATCGCACGTCGTGCGTGCATTCCAGGCGCAGGGCATCGACGCGGTCGTGATCGACGACCTCTCCTCCGGCAAGGAGGTGTTCGTGCCCGCGGGGGTTCCATTCGTGCGCGGTTCGATCCTCGACGGCGAACTGCTCGAGGCGACCATGGCGAAGTACGCCGTGCAGGGGGTCGTGCACCTCGCCGGCTTCAAGTACGCGGGCGTCTCGGTCACCCGGCCGCTGCACACCTACGAGCAGAACGTGACCGCGACCGCGACCCTCCTCGGCGCCATGGAGCGCGCGGGCGTGGACCGCATCGTGTTCTCGTCCAGCGCCGCCGTGTACGGCACGCCCGACGTCGACCTCGTGACGGAGTCCACCCCGAAGCGCCCGGAGTCGCCCTACGGCGAGTCCAAGCTCATCGGCGAGTGGCTCATCGCCGACCAGGCCAAGGCCGCAGGGCTCCGCAACACGAGCCTCCGCTACTTCAACGTCGTCGGCTCCGGCACGCCCGAGGTCTACGACGCGAGCCCGCACAACCTGTTCCCGCTGATCTTCGATGCGCTGCTCGACGGCCGCACACCCCGCATCAACGGCACCGACTACGCGACGCCCGACGGCACCTGCGTGCGCGACTACATCCATGTGGCCGACCTCGCCGAGGCGCATGTCGTGGCCGCGAAGCGCCTCGACGCCGGCGAGCCCGTCGAACCCGTCTACAACCTCGGGTCAGGCGACGGCGTCTCCGTCGGCGAGATCATGACCGCCGTCGCGGCCGCCACGGGCATCGACTTCGTGCCCGAGATCGGCCCCCGGCGCACGGGAGACCCCGCCCGCATCGTCGCCTCCGGAGAGCTCGCCGCGCGCGACCTCGACTGGCGCATGCGGCACACGCTGCCCGAGATGGTCACGAGCGCCTGGGAGGCCCGCCGCACGGCGACCGTCGGCTGA
- a CDS encoding GlxA family transcriptional regulator, whose protein sequence is MLQSVACIALDQMAPFEFGVVCEVFGIDRSAQGGPTFDFHVVAADPGPISTKLGFDVVVHENLDFAYRADLVAVPASLIGSEPDERVLDVIRKAVERGAWVLSVCSGAFTLGHAGVLAGRRATTHWMYTDLMAETFPDTIVDPDVLFVQDEKVVTGAGTAAGIDAALHIVRTELGAAAANIVARRMVVPPQRDGGQSQFIQTPVPECRTDSFATVTAWMLEHLDEDLTVDLLARKALMSPRTFARRFRAETGTTPNAWLNRQRLLRAQQLLEETSLTLEEVARETGFGAAAVMRHHFVKVLQTTPTAYRRLFGTRAESTDDVLVARTA, encoded by the coding sequence ATGCTCCAGTCCGTCGCCTGCATCGCCCTCGACCAGATGGCGCCCTTCGAGTTCGGCGTCGTCTGCGAGGTGTTCGGCATCGATCGCTCCGCGCAGGGCGGGCCGACGTTCGACTTCCACGTCGTCGCCGCGGACCCCGGCCCCATCTCCACCAAGCTCGGCTTCGACGTCGTGGTGCACGAGAACCTCGACTTCGCCTACCGGGCCGACCTCGTGGCGGTGCCGGCCTCGCTCATCGGCAGCGAACCCGACGAGCGCGTGCTCGACGTCATCCGCAAGGCCGTCGAACGCGGCGCCTGGGTGCTCTCGGTCTGCTCCGGCGCGTTCACCCTGGGCCACGCCGGCGTGCTCGCCGGTCGTCGGGCGACCACGCACTGGATGTACACCGACCTCATGGCCGAGACCTTCCCCGACACGATCGTCGACCCCGACGTGCTCTTCGTCCAGGACGAGAAGGTCGTGACCGGCGCGGGCACCGCCGCAGGCATCGACGCCGCACTGCACATCGTGCGCACCGAGCTCGGCGCCGCCGCCGCGAACATCGTCGCGCGACGCATGGTCGTGCCGCCGCAGCGCGACGGCGGCCAGTCGCAGTTCATCCAGACCCCCGTGCCCGAGTGCCGCACCGACTCGTTCGCCACGGTCACCGCCTGGATGCTCGAGCACCTCGATGAGGACCTCACGGTCGATCTGCTCGCCCGCAAGGCGCTGATGTCGCCGCGGACGTTCGCACGCCGCTTCCGCGCCGAGACGGGCACGACCCCGAACGCGTGGCTCAACCGCCAGCGCCTGCTGCGGGCGCAGCAGCTCCTCGAGGAGACCTCGCTGACCCTCGAGGAGGTCGCCCGCGAGACCGGGTTCGGCGCGGCCGCCGTGATGCGCCACCACTTCGTCAAGGTGCTGCAGACCACCCCGACCGCCTACCGACGCCTGTTCGGCACGCGCGCCGAGTCGACCGACGACGTGCTCGTCGCGCGCACGGCCTGA
- the manA gene encoding mannose-6-phosphate isomerase, class I, with amino-acid sequence MFVAIGNTPRDYAWGSTTAIAGFRGVPASGAPEAELWLGAHAGSPARVTDPGELGYGDLAEWIAADPETALGPDLAARGARLPFLLKVLAAAEPLSLQAHPTPEQARAGFAREEAEGVELTAYDRNYKDEFHKPELIVAVSDTFDALSGFRPLDEVAGVLRVLREADAAGSAGESQPGALDLLAERLESAQPLRDTVEWLLRDGRGGDTGEAAWVVERVTALAASAIALESAYALSFETVGALAEAYPGDPGIVISLLLNRVRLVRGESLYLAAGNIHAYLEGLGIELMAASDNVLRGGLTPKHIDVDELLDVLDFTPIAPPLLAPERLGVGVEVFRPDVPDFVLYRVDGAAVGGADAATARIPLDGPAIVVAEGGDVVVAGASGAASVARGGSLYATPDERHLTVTGDGIAWIATTGR; translated from the coding sequence ATGTTTGTGGCGATCGGCAATACCCCGCGCGACTACGCGTGGGGCTCGACGACGGCGATCGCCGGATTCCGCGGAGTCCCGGCGTCGGGTGCGCCGGAGGCCGAGCTCTGGCTGGGCGCCCACGCCGGATCGCCCGCACGCGTCACCGATCCAGGGGAACTCGGGTACGGCGACCTCGCCGAGTGGATCGCGGCCGACCCCGAGACCGCCCTCGGACCCGACCTCGCGGCGCGCGGCGCACGGCTGCCGTTCCTGCTGAAGGTGCTCGCCGCCGCCGAGCCGTTGTCGCTGCAAGCCCACCCGACGCCCGAGCAGGCGCGTGCGGGCTTCGCGCGCGAGGAGGCCGAGGGCGTCGAGCTCACGGCCTACGACCGCAACTACAAGGACGAGTTCCACAAGCCGGAGCTCATCGTGGCCGTGAGCGACACCTTCGACGCGCTCTCGGGCTTCCGCCCGCTCGACGAGGTGGCCGGTGTGCTGCGGGTGCTTCGCGAAGCGGATGCCGCCGGCTCCGCCGGTGAGTCGCAGCCCGGTGCGCTCGACCTGCTCGCCGAGCGTCTCGAGTCGGCGCAGCCGCTCCGCGACACCGTCGAGTGGCTGCTCCGCGACGGGCGCGGCGGCGACACCGGCGAGGCCGCATGGGTGGTCGAACGCGTGACGGCCCTCGCGGCATCCGCCATCGCCCTCGAATCCGCCTACGCGCTCTCGTTCGAGACGGTCGGCGCGCTCGCCGAGGCCTACCCGGGAGACCCCGGCATCGTCATCTCGCTGCTGCTGAACCGCGTGCGCCTCGTGCGGGGCGAGTCGCTGTACCTCGCGGCCGGCAACATCCACGCCTACCTCGAGGGGCTCGGCATCGAGCTCATGGCCGCGAGCGACAACGTGCTGCGCGGCGGGCTCACGCCCAAGCACATCGACGTCGACGAGCTACTCGACGTGCTCGACTTCACGCCCATCGCGCCGCCGCTGCTCGCTCCCGAGCGGCTCGGCGTCGGCGTCGAGGTGTTCCGGCCCGACGTGCCCGACTTCGTGCTCTACCGGGTCGATGGCGCAGCGGTCGGGGGGGCGGATGCCGCGACGGCACGGATTCCGCTCGACGGCCCGGCGATCGTGGTCGCCGAGGGCGGCGATGTCGTGGTCGCGGGCGCCTCGGGCGCGGCATCCGTCGCCCGTGGCGGCTCGCTCTACGCGACCCCCGACGAACGGCACCTCACGGTGACGGGCGACGGCATCGCCTGGATCGCGACGACCGGGCGCTGA
- a CDS encoding acyl-CoA dehydrogenase family protein, giving the protein MTFEPLASDFYAYESLLTEREQQAIAELRAWLEAEVKPIVGDYWERAEFPMQIVKPLAEHGVLSFGWDETKPFENSAVFRGFVAMELARVDASVATFVGVQNGLATGSISVCGSKEQRDEWIPKLASGEVLGAFGLTEPLSGSDSAQGLRTTAKRDGDTWVLNGAKRWIGNATFSDITIIWAKDVDDNQVKGFIVPTSTPGYTATKIEGKISLRAVQNADITLEDVVVPESNRLQNANSFRDTAQVLRLTRAEVAWAAVGTAMGAYEAAVKYAGERVQFGKTIGSHQLIQDLLVKCLGNITASLGMVVRVSEMLDRGEQRDEHSALAKAYTTSRMRETVAWAREACGGNGITLEYDVARFFADAEALYSYEGTREMNTLIVGRKITGSAAFV; this is encoded by the coding sequence ATGACCTTCGAGCCGCTCGCGAGCGACTTCTACGCGTACGAATCCCTCCTCACCGAGCGCGAGCAGCAGGCGATCGCCGAACTGCGCGCGTGGCTCGAGGCCGAGGTCAAGCCCATCGTCGGCGACTACTGGGAGCGCGCCGAGTTCCCCATGCAGATCGTGAAGCCGCTCGCCGAGCACGGCGTGCTCTCGTTCGGCTGGGACGAGACGAAGCCGTTCGAGAACTCGGCCGTCTTCCGCGGATTCGTGGCCATGGAGCTCGCCCGCGTCGACGCCTCCGTCGCGACCTTCGTCGGGGTGCAGAACGGCCTCGCCACCGGAAGCATCAGCGTGTGCGGCTCGAAGGAGCAGCGCGACGAGTGGATCCCGAAGCTCGCGAGCGGCGAGGTGCTCGGCGCCTTCGGACTGACCGAGCCGCTCTCGGGCTCCGACTCGGCGCAGGGCCTGCGCACCACTGCGAAGCGCGACGGCGACACCTGGGTGCTGAACGGCGCGAAGCGGTGGATCGGCAACGCGACGTTCAGCGACATCACGATCATCTGGGCCAAGGACGTCGACGACAACCAGGTCAAGGGCTTCATCGTGCCGACCTCGACGCCCGGCTACACGGCCACGAAGATCGAGGGCAAGATCAGCCTCCGTGCCGTGCAGAACGCCGACATCACGCTCGAGGACGTGGTCGTGCCCGAGTCGAACCGGCTCCAGAACGCGAACTCGTTCCGCGACACCGCTCAGGTGCTGCGGCTCACCCGCGCCGAGGTCGCCTGGGCCGCCGTCGGCACGGCGATGGGCGCCTACGAGGCCGCCGTGAAGTACGCCGGCGAGCGCGTGCAGTTCGGCAAGACCATCGGCTCGCACCAGCTCATCCAGGACCTCCTCGTGAAGTGCCTCGGCAACATCACCGCGTCGCTCGGCATGGTCGTGCGCGTCTCCGAGATGCTCGACCGCGGCGAGCAGCGCGACGAGCACTCCGCCCTCGCCAAGGCGTACACGACCTCCCGCATGCGCGAGACCGTCGCCTGGGCGCGCGAGGCCTGCGGCGGCAACGGCATCACGCTCGAGTACGACGTGGCCCGCTTCTTCGCCGACGCCGAGGCGCTGTACTCCTACGAGGGCACGCGCGAGATGAACACCCTCATCGTGGGCCGCAAGATCACGGGCAGCGCCGCGTTCGTGTGA